Proteins from a genomic interval of Arachis hypogaea cultivar Tifrunner chromosome 10, arahy.Tifrunner.gnm2.J5K5, whole genome shotgun sequence:
- the LOC112717170 gene encoding chaperone protein dnaJ C76, chloroplastic, protein MAMSAAASTWLIPCMARTHGEQLKLHNKYSSSSSRHSRIRCNCKASSWMTSELDLYDLLGIDSTSGQSEVKTAYRSLQKRCHPDIAGPAGHDMSIILNQAYAILSDPNARLAYDREQAKISEFKGFTGRPLYSVWRGSQTEQRAIFVDEIKCVGCLKCALLANNTFAIESVYGRARVVAQWADSHHKIQDAIDSCPVNCISLVERSNLAALEFLMSKQPRGNVRVGAGNAAGVRVSNIFVDVDKFQKRFQETMDKASKCSKETDLQRESRMSAIQAIRSISNWLYWQAPSACGSSEKNMTRVTYQLPEPDIGKLRDAAARKKLRDQIPQACHRPEEYWAPSTYALPSSTTTTATPPRPAEKPSAIKGKIEDENQNSPIRWGFPIVTALIAVATVRLHEAESVPELKQHIGGNLALEIVNSPWMQYILAAATWYMIGMAIVELVAIIGNEDR, encoded by the exons ATGGCTATGAGTGCTGCTGCATCCACATGGCTGATTCCATGTATGGCAAGAACACATGGAGAGCAGTTGAAGCTGCACAACAagtatagtagtagtagtagtagacaTAGCAGAATAAGATGCAATTGCAAGGCATCATCGTGGATGACGTCAGAGTTGGATCTGTACGATCTTCTTGGGATTGATAGCACATCGGGTCAGTCAGAGGTGAAGACGGCCTACCGCTCTCTCCAGAAGCGGTGCCACCCGGACATCGCGGGCCCTGCCGGCCATGACATGTCCATCATCCTCAATCAAGCTTATGCCATTCTCTCCGACCCCAATGCTCGCCTCGCATATGACAGGGAGCAAGCCAAGATATCAGAATTCAAAGGCTTCACCGGCAGACCCCTGTACTCGGTATGGCGGGGCTCCCAAACCGAGCAGCGGGCCATCTTTGTCGACGAGATCAAGTGCGTCGGCTGTCTAAAGTGCGCCCTCTTAGCTAACAACACCTTTGCTATTGAATCTGTTTATGGCAGAGCAAGGGTTGTTGCTCAGTGGGCTGATTCTCACCACAAAATCCAAGACGCCATTGATTCCTGCCCTGTCAACTGCATTTC GCTAGTTGAAAGGTCCAACCTTGCAGCTCTGGAGTTCTTGATGTCCAAGCAACCGCGTGGCAACGTAAGAGTAGGCGCAGGTAACGCAGCTGGCGTTCGTGTCTCCAACATATTCGTGGATGTGGACAAGTTTCAAAAAAGGTTCCAGGAAACAATGGATAAAGCTTCCAAGTGTTCAAAG GAAACAGACCTCCAAAGAGAATCAAGAATGTCAGCAATTCAGGCAATAAGATCAATTTCCAATTGGTTATACTGGCAAGCACCCAGCGCATGTGGAAGCTCTGAAAAAAACATGACAAGAGTCACATATCAATTACCAGAACCGGATATCGGTAAGCTTAGAGATGCGGCTGCAAGGAAGAAACTGAGGGATCAAATTCCACAAGCTTGCCACCGTCCTGAAGAGTATTGGGCCCCATCAACATATGCTCTTCCGTCTTCAACTACAACAACTGCTACTCCTCCAAGGCCAGCTGAGAAGCCTTCAGCTATCAAGGGAAAGATTGAAGATGAGAACCAAAATAGCCCAATTAGATGGGGATTTCCAATTGTTACTGCATTGATCGCGGTAGCTACGGTTCGATTACATGAAGCAGAGTCAGTTCCTGAGCTGAAACAACACATAGGTGGTAATCTGGCTTTGGAAATTGTGAACAGTCCCTGGATGCAGTATATACTGGCAGCAGCTACATGGTATATGATTGGAATGGCAATTGTAGAACTTGTTGCCATTATTGGCAAtgaagatagatag